The genome window GATTCAGCATGATCTGAATCCGTGTGGACAGCGGTTGAAGGGCTCATGTCTTCTGCATTGAGCGGTGGAGCACTTGCCGCCAGTTCAAGCAGAAGATCCAGATCAGTGCCTTCCATCAGCACATCGGCAGCACGTTGGAATAACGGTTCCAGTTCACCACGCTCAATGGCTGGCACCAGTCCCAGATGTCTCTCCGGGATGGACATGTCTTCGTCCCGCTTCAGCCAACCAACCACCGGAATGCCGCACATCTGCTCGATGGCTTTTTTCACAATGGTATAATGACCTGCACTTCCACAACGGTTGACGATCACGCCGGCAATATTTAATGCAGGTTCCAACTGTTGAAAACCCAGTACAATCGCGGCCGCACTGCGAGCCATGCTGCGTACGTCCACAACCAGGATCACAGGGGTCTGCGTGACCAGAGCAATCTCTGCAGTTGAACCTGTATTACTGAGCGGATCTTTGCCATCGTAGAGGCCCATAACGCCCTCGATAATGGAAATATCATGTCCGGCTGATGCCTGCTGGAACGTATCTCTCACATACTCAGGTGATGTCATCCATGCATCCAGATTACGTGACGGTCTGCCCGTAACGGCAGTATGATAGGTCGGATCAATATAGTCCGGGCCGCATTTGAACCCTTGTACACTCAAACCACGCCGGGCGAGTGCTCTCATCAGCCCCAAGGTTACTGTCGTTTTTCCTGCACCACTTCCGGTGCCTGCAATGATCAGTCGGGGTCTGGCGTTACGATCTGCAATGGTCATTGTCATTTCCACCTTTTCTTGCGATATCGAATATCGAATCCTTCAGCTCCGCTGAGAACGTATAAATTCTATAATCCAAACAAAACCGCATCACATAGCGATGCGGTCAAGATTATTGCACTCTCTTTATTCATAAAATGAATGTTACACAATAATGGAGAGGACAGAAATAACCTGAAGAAGCGACGTTAGAAGTTTTCTGAAAGAAAGCTGCTTCGTAACATACAACTGACCTTTATCACCAGATTTTATCCTTTAAAAAGGGAATCAAAAATCCATGGATAACAGCGATTGAAATAGTATTCTGTCATCGCAGTGCTATTGTGTAAAGTAGATTCATTTCATGCATATCTCTACTAAAATAAAACGCGTGCAACGGAGATCGTCAGATTGCCGCTCTTTTTCTTCTCCAACAGCCAATGATCCGCTCCGGAGGAAAGCAACGCCGCAGGTTCACTTACGCCATATGCTCCCGTATATTTGAATACCGTCTCGGATGGATTCGCAAGCTTCACTGTATTCAGTTCCTCAGGGGTGTAGGTTACGAGTTCCCAGCCATATTTGGCGCAGAGGGCCAACAGGCCTTCTTCATCTTTTTTCAGATCAATTGTGGCAATGTTGCGCACACTCTTCACGGAAAGGGATAACTCTTCCAAGGTAGCAAGGACTTCCTGCTCCAATTCCTCGACAGATGTGCCGCGATTACAGCCCATGCCGAGCACGAGGCTTTTCGGACGATACAATACACCATTGGTAAGAAAACGTTGCTCTTCTTCTGCCGAAAGCAGACGGTCACTAACGACCAGCGCAGCATTGAACGGGAAGGATTCCGTTTCCTCCAGACTGCTGAAGACACGGATATGATCCGGCACGGGTTTGTTATATCTCCACCAGTTCCGCTCCCCCGTCTCCTGAATGAGAGCCACAGGTTCTTCATTCACAACAGCCGCACTGACAGGGGTTGCCTTGTCGAAGCTGTCTACGATCCAGCCCAACTCCCGCCCAAACATGTCCACCGGAATGGTGCCTTGCACGTCTGAAGCTGTCGTGATAACAGCACGTGCGCCGAGTACCTCCGCAACCTGACGAGTTAACTCATTTGCACCGCCAAGGTGACCAGACAGCACGCTGATGACATTTTCGCCGCGGTCATCAATGACCAGGACGGCAGGATCGACTTTTTTGTCCACCAGAATTGGAGCGATCATACGCACAACTGCCCCCAGGGAGATAAACAGAATGATGCCATTATATCGTTTGAACAAATCAGGCAAAATCAGCTTCACCGAGCCTTCGAACAACTCAAAACCCAACTGTTCCTCATCGCCACGAGCAAACTTGCTCATATAATACACGTCTGTACCCTGGAACTGCCCTGCCAGATTACGCACCATCTCCACACCATGCTTCGTGATGGCAACAGCTGCAAACGGATTACTCACCGGACTTCACTCCCTTACGGTAGCCATGGGTGAAGGATTTATCATACAGCTTGGAACGGTGGGCATCGCGGTTCACGAGATCCGGGTCAAGCGCCCAGCCTGCCAAGATCATCGCATGCATTGTAATGCCGGCGGCACGCAGATCCGCTGCCAGATTGGCAAGCGTGGTCCGTACAATCTTCTGATCAGGCCATGTTGCCCGCTGCACAACTGCCACAGGAGTATCTTCACTCCAGCCTGCGGCGAGGAATTCAACCACGACTTTTTTCGCCAAAGTCGCACTCAGGAAGAGCGCCACCGTACAGTGATGGGATGCCAGATCACGCAGCTTCTCCCGTTCAGGCACAGGGGTACGACCTTCTGCACGTGTCAGAATAACGGTCTGCGTCAGTTCTGGTACGGTCAATTCCGCCCCTAGTGCAGCTGCTGAAGCAAAGACCGAACTCACACCCGGAATGATCTCATATTCCACGCCCTGCTGTTTCAGCAGTACCATTTGTTCCAGAATTGCGCCGTACATCGCCGGATCACCCGTATGCACACGAGCTACACTGCGACCCGCACGAGTGGCTTCACACATCAGCTCAACCTGACGCTCCAGATCCATGCCAGAGCTTTGCAGCACTTCTGCTTCGGGCTTCGCAGTTGCAATCAGTTCATCGTTCACGAGGGAATCCGTATACAGCACCAGATCTGCACTTCTCAAAATGTTAGAACCTTTCACCGTGATCAAATCCGGATCGCCCGGGCCCGCACCTACAATGTAGACTTTCGCTTCCAATGTCTTCATTTGCTCACCACCATCAGGCTTAGATATTCCAGCTCCTGCCCTTTCAATTCACGGGCATCGCGCCAGACCAGTTCATATGGAGAAGTGACCTTGGTGACAACCGACGCTTTGCCGCCGAGTCCCATCTCGTCCAGCAATTCCAGCATCGGGTCAAGCACCTTCGCCACTTTGATAAATACAATCGTATCGTGATGCTCAATTGCCTGCCGCATGGCTTCTTTATCTGCCGTAGCCGGAATAATGCCCACCTGTTCGTCTCCGTCTGCCAGATGTATATCCAGCGCTGCCGCTGCACCCAACACGGATGAGATGCCCGGGATCGAGCTAATCGATACTTCAGGATGCAACTCTCGCATCAGCCGAGCCAGATGAATAAATGTGCTGTAGAGATTCGGGTCACCCTCAGTTACAAAAGCCACATCCTTGCCTTCCTTGAGCGCACCCCAGCATGCTTCAACGGTCTTGCCCCACTCGCGTTCAAGCACAACCGGGTCCTTCGTC of Paenibacillus sp. FSL R5-0517 contains these proteins:
- a CDS encoding cobyrinate a,c-diamide synthase — its product is MTIADRNARPRLIIAGTGSGAGKTTVTLGLMRALARRGLSVQGFKCGPDYIDPTYHTAVTGRPSRNLDAWMTSPEYVRDTFQQASAGHDISIIEGVMGLYDGKDPLSNTGSTAEIALVTQTPVILVVDVRSMARSAAAIVLGFQQLEPALNIAGVIVNRCGSAGHYTIVKKAIEQMCGIPVVGWLKRDEDMSIPERHLGLVPAIERGELEPLFQRAADVLMEGTDLDLLLELAASAPPLNAEDMSPSTAVHTDSDHAESISNSDSHSDSMTNVNNRQVSYALQPVIAVARDAAFNFYYPDNLELLEAAGVRLQYFSPLAGEGIPTDVDGIYLGGGFPEEFAAEIAGNQGFLDGLRQAAQTNMPLFAECGGYMVLGETLTNREGATFHMAGIIPAQVQMQKKRAALGYREVSSVQDSFLLKKGEVLRGHEFHYSTMSYRDEETIPYAYETKGLRGLKQEGYATGNIVAGYTHVHLGSYPAAARRWVEHCQAYRKERYIQE
- a CDS encoding cobalamin biosynthesis protein, with translation MSNPFAAVAITKHGVEMVRNLAGQFQGTDVYYMSKFARGDEEQLGFELFEGSVKLILPDLFKRYNGIILFISLGAVVRMIAPILVDKKVDPAVLVIDDRGENVISVLSGHLGGANELTRQVAEVLGARAVITTASDVQGTIPVDMFGRELGWIVDSFDKATPVSAAVVNEEPVALIQETGERNWWRYNKPVPDHIRVFSSLEETESFPFNAALVVSDRLLSAEEEQRFLTNGVLYRPKSLVLGMGCNRGTSVEELEQEVLATLEELSLSVKSVRNIATIDLKKDEEGLLALCAKYGWELVTYTPEELNTVKLANPSETVFKYTGAYGVSEPAALLSSGADHWLLEKKKSGNLTISVARVLF
- the cobM gene encoding precorrin-4 C(11)-methyltransferase; amino-acid sequence: MKTLEAKVYIVGAGPGDPDLITVKGSNILRSADLVLYTDSLVNDELIATAKPEAEVLQSSGMDLERQVELMCEATRAGRSVARVHTGDPAMYGAILEQMVLLKQQGVEYEIIPGVSSVFASAAALGAELTVPELTQTVILTRAEGRTPVPEREKLRDLASHHCTVALFLSATLAKKVVVEFLAAGWSEDTPVAVVQRATWPDQKIVRTTLANLAADLRAAGITMHAMILAGWALDPDLVNRDAHRSKLYDKSFTHGYRKGVKSGE
- the cobI gene encoding precorrin-2 C(20)-methyltransferase, translated to MNKGESSISTTTASTTGNTVWGSTSAEPLEHKSTDHKAIGTLYGVGVGPGDPELITVKAYRMIRECPVVAYPKKRKGGKSYAHEIVELYVNPEEKEMLGLIFPMTKDPVVLEREWGKTVEACWGALKEGKDVAFVTEGDPNLYSTFIHLARLMRELHPEVSISSIPGISSVLGAAAALDIHLADGDEQVGIIPATADKEAMRQAIEHHDTIVFIKVAKVLDPMLELLDEMGLGGKASVVTKVTSPYELVWRDARELKGQELEYLSLMVVSK